TGGGGAACAAATAGATTCAAATGCTGCTATTTGTGTTAAATGTGGATTTGCAAAGGGGACTGGTGTAAAATATTGCGCGAACTGCGGAAAAGAAGTTGTACCGGGTGCAAATGTCTGTACAAACTGCGGATTTGCTATAGATAATACTCCAAATATTAATCCGGAAACTCAAAAGTCAAAAATGACAGCGGGTCTTTTAGGAATTTTCCTTGGTGGATTGGGTATTCATAATTTTTATCTTGGATATACAGGTAAGGCTATTGCTCAAATTGCATTATCAATCTGTTTCGGTGCAGGAGCTATTTGGGGACTTATTGAAGGAATTATGATTTTGACGGGTAAAATTAATAAAGATGCTAACGGAGTTCCTCTTAAGGAATGATGAATAAGTCGATGAACAAACAGAGTTTCAAATTAAAATGGGACTCTGTTTTTTTACACAAAGAAAAGCTCGTGGAAAAACCGCTTTTAAAGATGTTATATATGGCGGTAGTACTTACCTTGCTGGCATTTCTCTATATCTCGGGTGTGGGCTGTGTTTGGCGATTCCTTTTTCATTATCCTTGTCCGGGGTGTGGAATAACCCGTGCTTGTGTGGCTTTGGTGCATGGTGACTTTAAAGCGGCATTTGAATATAATTATATGTTTATAAGCTTGCCGATTATTTTTGCATATATTCTGTTTGACGGCAGAATATTTAAATCCAAAAAAATTGATTATACAATATTATCAATTATAATGTTTGGTTTTTTAATACATTGGATATTGACTTTATGCAACTAATAAACAATCCCAATGCAATGCATTGGGATTGTTTATTTTTAATCTCTGCTGTCAAGAGGAACATATTCTTTGTGAGGTGCGATACTTTTATATGCGGGACGAATGATTTTACCCGGATTGACAAGTTCCTCAATTCTGTGAGCCGACCAACCTGCAATTCTTGCGATTGCGAACATAGGTGTATACAATTCCATCGGCAAGTCAAGCATACTGTAAACGAAGCCCGAATAAAAGTCCACGTTTGCACTGACGCCTTTATACATTTTGCGTTCACTTGCGATGACCTGCGGAGCAAGTCGTTCAACCCTTGAATACAAATTAAATTCGTCCTCTCTGCCTTTTTCTTTTGAAAGGCTCTCAACGAATGACTTAAAAACATTCGCTCTCGGGTCGGAAAGTGAATAAACCGCGTGACCCATACCGTAAATAAGTCCAGATTTATCGAACGCTTTTTTATTAAGCAAATCAGAAAGATATTGCTCAATCTCTTTATCGTCATTCCAGTTTTTAATATTCTTTTTCATATCCTCAAACATTTGCGTAACCTTAATATTAGCGCCGCCGTGCTTAGGACCTTTCAGCGCACCCAAAGACGCGGCAACAGTTGAATAAGTATCCGTACCGCTTGAAGTGACTACGTGAGTAGTGAATGTTGAGTTGTTACCGCCACCGTGTTCGGCGTGAAGTATCAACGCAATATCAAGAATTCTCGCCTCAAGCTCTGTATATTGACTATCGTTACGCAACATATGAAGTATATTTTCCGCAGTCGAAAGCTCCGGTTTAGGTGCATGAACGATAAAACTGTCGTTTTCATGATAATACTTAAACGCCTGATAGCCGTAAACCGACAACAACGGAAATTGTGCGATTAACTGCAAACACTGTCTTAAAACATTCGGAAGTGACACATCGTCGGCTTTATCATCATAAGCATACAACGTAAGCACACCTCTTGAAAGTGCGTTCATCATATCCTTACTCGGTGCTTGCATGATAATATCACGCACAAATGAAGGGGGAATAGTTCGCATATGTGAAAGTGTCTTTGTGAAAATATCAAGCTCATTTTTATTTGGAAGTTCGCCGAAAAGAAGTAAATATGTAACTTCTTCAAAGCCAAACCTTTTGTCGCGGATAAAACCTTTAATAAGGTCCTCGACATCATAGCCGTGATAATAAAGTTTACCGTCACAAGGTTTTGATGATCCGTCAGAGAGTGTATCATAGGCATGAATTTCGCCTATTTCGGTAAGTCCGGCAAGAACACCTTTACCGTTAATGTCTCTCAACCCCCTTTTAACGTCATATTTGGTATATAACTCAGGATTAATGCTTTTATTCTTTTTACAAATTTCAAGCATTTTCATCATTTCGGGAGTAACTTCGATAGGTACAATTTTCTCTCGCATATATATTCCTCCGTTTATTTTAAATTTAGTATATGAAAAAAATTCGCTCCATATAACTTTATTAATATTATACCAGATATTTGAATATAAAACAACAAAAATTATGTAAACTTATTGTGAATTGTTGATAGGCGTGATATAATAGTAAAAAAAGATGAAAGGATAGATTTTTATGGTATATGTAATGCTTGCGGACGGTTTCGAGGAAGTTGAGGCAATCGAACCTATAGATATTTTGAAAAGAGGCGGTGTTGATGTTACAACAGTAGGTGTAAAGAGCAAGACGGTAACCGGCGCACACGGTATTGAGGTGACAGCCGATATTGAGATTAACGGGGTTGAGCCTGAAAAGATGGAACTTTTAATGTTGCCGGGAGGTATCGGTCACGAAATTCTTGACGCGTCAAACGACGTACACGGACTTTTGAATTATGCGGTTGCAAACCGTATTTATGTATCGGCAATTTGTGCCGCACCGTCAATTTTGGGTAAGAAAATGTTACTTGAGGATAAAAAAGCGACTTGTTTCCCGGGTTACGAAAAGTATCTTTACGGTGCAGACGTAAAGTCGGATAAAGTTGTTGTTGACGGTAAGTTTATAACCGGCAAGGGCGCAGGCGCGGCGGCTGATTTCGGGTTTGCCATGCTGGCTATTCTAAAGGACAAGGAAACTGCCGACAGAGTAAAGGAGACAATGCAGTATTGATTAAGGACGAGATAAGGGAAGATATGCGTGCCAAACGTCGTGCATTATCTAAGGACGAGGTTAAAATTAAAAGTGATGAAATTCGTCAAAGGCTGCTTGGGGTTGAGCGTGTGAAACAAGCCAAAACAATATGTACGTTCATATCTGCGTTTAAAGAACCTGATACCGTTGAAATAATCAAAGAACTTTGGGAACAGGACAAAAAAATTGTTGTGCCGATAACCGATATTGAGAGCGGTACGTTGTCGCTTTCGTATATAAACAGTATGGACGATATGAAAAAAGGTGCATATGGCATTTTAGAGCCGAAAACGGTACGAAAGGCTGACGAAAATAATATTGACGTTATTCTTGTACCGGGACTTGCATTTGACCGTAACGGCGGAAGAATGGGATTTGGAAAAGGGTATTACGACAGACTGCTTGAAAGCAGCAAAGCAGTGAAAATAGGGCTTTGCTATGATTTTCAGATACTTGAAAAAATACCTACGGAAATTCACGATGTTCCGATGAATTTTGTGATAACGGAAAAAGAAATTTTAGAAATCAGGTGAAAGTTATGTTGTTTGATTCTCACGCACATTATAATGATGAGAGGTTTAAAGATGATGTTGATGAAGTGCTGTCGGCGATGAATGAAAATAATGTCGGACTTATTTTAAATTCGTGTTCGTCACTTGACGAGGTGCCGGATATATTTGCGATATGTGAAAAATATCCGTTCGTCTATGCGTCGGTCGGAATACATCCGCACGAGGTTTCAGAACTTACCGAGGCGGATATGGATAAGCTGAAGGAATATGCAAAAAATCCGAAAGTTAAAGCGATAGGTGAAATAGGACTTGACTATTTTTATGATTTTTCACCGCGTGATATTCAGCAAAAGTGGTTTGCAAGACAAGTGGACGTTGCACGAGAACTTAAAATGCCGGTTGTTATACACGACAGAGAAGCGCATAAGGATTGTATGGATATTTTGCGTGAACATAAGGTGAGCGAAGTCGGAGGAGTATTCCATTGCTATGCGGGAAGTGTTGAAATGGCAAAGGAAATACTTGATTGGGGAATGTATATCGCGTTCGGCGGTTCACTTACTTTTAAAAAGTCGGTAAGACCTGTTGAAGTGGCGAAGTATGTACCGCTTGACAAAATTGTTATTGAAACCGATTCGCCGTACCTTACACCGGAACCGCACAGAGGAAAGCGAAACAGTTCGCTTTATATCCACTATGTTGCCGAAAAACTTGCGGCGGTAAAGGGTATTTCTGTTGAAGAAATCGAAAACGCAACATATGAAAATGCAAAAAAATGCTTTGGAATAAAATAATATAAAAGACAGATTACAAAAAGTAATCTGTCTTTTATATTATTCAGCTGTTTCCGGAGCAGGCTCGTCTTCAATCGCATCATATGCGGCAAGAACCTTGCTTTCGAGCATATTTCTCATATCACTGTTTATCGGATGAGCAATATCTCTGTACTCACCGTCAGGAGTTCTTCTGCTTGGCATAGCAACAAACAGCTTTTCCGGACCTTCAATAACCTTTACGTCATGGACAGCAAACGCATTGTCAAATGTAACAGATGCGACAGCTTTCATTTTTCCTTCGCTGGCTACTTTTTTAATTCTGATGTCTGTAATTTCCATGTTTTTCATCACCTTCCGACAAATTTTACTAATTTAATAATATAGCAATTCGCTCAATTTGTCAAGTGCTTTGCACAGATTTTATGGTGAAAATGGCGAAAAAATTACAAGATACGATTTTTAATTGGGCAAATTTATAAAAAAGGGTTTTCAATTTGTTGATAAAGGTATATAATTAATATATTAATATGAGATACGAGGGGATATATGATGAATAGATTTCAAATGTCTGATATAGATAAGACGGCAAATATACATTTTATCGGTATAGGCGGAATAAGTATGAGCGGTTTGGCACAAATAGTGCTTAAAGACGGCTACGGCGTTTCCGGCTCGGACTGGAATAAGAGTGCTATAACCGAAAAGCTTGAAAATATGGGTGCGGATATTGTGTACGGTCACGGTGCCGTTAACGAGGACGGCATAAATAAGGCATCGCTTGTTGTATATACGGCGGCGGCAAAAGCCGATAATCCCGAAATTGTGCTTGCAAAGGAAAAGGGCATTCGCCTTATAGACAGAGCCGAGTTTTTGGGTGCGATAATGAAAAATTACAAGCACGCTGTCGGCGTAAGCGGAACGCACGGTAAAACCACGACAACATCAATGCTTGCACACGCACTTATCGGTGCAAATCTTGACCCTACAATCAGCGTAGGCGGTGAGCTTGATTTAATCGGCGGAAATATCAGAACGGGTAAATCGGATTATTTTGTTACAGAGGCTTGTGAATACACAAACAGCTTTTTGAAATTTTATCCTACAATCGCCCTTATAACAAATGTTGAGGAAGATCATCTTGACTTCTTTTCGGGAATTGACGAGATAATCGCAAGTTTCAGACAGTTTGCGTACTTGACAAAGGATATAGGTTATGTCGTTGCAATGGGCGGAGATAAGAATGTTCAAAAAGTGCTTGAAAACGCAGATGACCTTAACATAATCACTTACGGAATGGAAAGCAAGTTTGATTATTACCCTGAAAACATTGTGTATCACGCAGGTTTTCCGAGCTTTGACGTTATGAAAAACGGTGAAAAGGTTTGTCATATAAAACTTAATGTCCCGGGCGAACACAATATTTTAAATTCGCTTGCCACGGTTGCGGTATGTAATCTTATGGGCGTTGACGCGGAAACTGCCGCAAAGGGGATTGAAACATTTAAAGGTACGCACAGACGTTTTGAGAAAAAAGGATTTTTAAACGGTGCGGTTGTGATTGACGACTATGCACACCACCCGACAGAAATAAAAGCGACACTTCACGCGGCACAAAAATTCCCGCACAATAAAGTTTGGTGCGTGTTCCAGCCACACACTTTCTCACGAACAAGAACATTGTGGGACGAATTTGTCGGTGCATTTGATGATGCGGACGAATTGATTTTGACACATATATATGCTGCACGTGAAAAGTTTGACGGTGTTACAAAACCTGAAAATCTTGCGGAGGATATTAAGAAACGCGGAGTAAATGCACAGTATATCGATAAATTCGAGGATATTGCCGAGTTTTTGAAAAAGAACGTCAAAGAGGGCGATATTGTATTT
Above is a genomic segment from Hominilimicola fabiformis containing:
- a CDS encoding TM2 domain-containing protein, with amino-acid sequence MYCRNCGEQIDSNAAICVKCGFAKGTGVKYCANCGKEVVPGANVCTNCGFAIDNTPNINPETQKSKMTAGLLGIFLGGLGIHNFYLGYTGKAIAQIALSICFGAGAIWGLIEGIMILTGKINKDANGVPLKE
- a CDS encoding DUF2752 domain-containing protein, with the protein product MAVVLTLLAFLYISGVGCVWRFLFHYPCPGCGITRACVALVHGDFKAAFEYNYMFISLPIIFAYILFDGRIFKSKKIDYTILSIIMFGFLIHWILTLCN
- a CDS encoding citrate/2-methylcitrate synthase, which gives rise to MREKIVPIEVTPEMMKMLEICKKNKSINPELYTKYDVKRGLRDINGKGVLAGLTEIGEIHAYDTLSDGSSKPCDGKLYYHGYDVEDLIKGFIRDKRFGFEEVTYLLLFGELPNKNELDIFTKTLSHMRTIPPSFVRDIIMQAPSKDMMNALSRGVLTLYAYDDKADDVSLPNVLRQCLQLIAQFPLLSVYGYQAFKYYHENDSFIVHAPKPELSTAENILHMLRNDSQYTELEARILDIALILHAEHGGGNNSTFTTHVVTSSGTDTYSTVAASLGALKGPKHGGANIKVTQMFEDMKKNIKNWNDDKEIEQYLSDLLNKKAFDKSGLIYGMGHAVYSLSDPRANVFKSFVESLSKEKGREDEFNLYSRVERLAPQVIASERKMYKGVSANVDFYSGFVYSMLDLPMELYTPMFAIARIAGWSAHRIEELVNPGKIIRPAYKSIAPHKEYVPLDSRD
- a CDS encoding DJ-1 family glyoxalase III, with protein sequence MVYVMLADGFEEVEAIEPIDILKRGGVDVTTVGVKSKTVTGAHGIEVTADIEINGVEPEKMELLMLPGGIGHEILDASNDVHGLLNYAVANRIYVSAICAAPSILGKKMLLEDKKATCFPGYEKYLYGADVKSDKVVVDGKFITGKGAGAAADFGFAMLAILKDKETADRVKETMQY
- a CDS encoding 5-formyltetrahydrofolate cyclo-ligase — protein: MIKDEIREDMRAKRRALSKDEVKIKSDEIRQRLLGVERVKQAKTICTFISAFKEPDTVEIIKELWEQDKKIVVPITDIESGTLSLSYINSMDDMKKGAYGILEPKTVRKADENNIDVILVPGLAFDRNGGRMGFGKGYYDRLLESSKAVKIGLCYDFQILEKIPTEIHDVPMNFVITEKEILEIR
- a CDS encoding TatD family hydrolase — encoded protein: MLFDSHAHYNDERFKDDVDEVLSAMNENNVGLILNSCSSLDEVPDIFAICEKYPFVYASVGIHPHEVSELTEADMDKLKEYAKNPKVKAIGEIGLDYFYDFSPRDIQQKWFARQVDVARELKMPVVIHDREAHKDCMDILREHKVSEVGGVFHCYAGSVEMAKEILDWGMYIAFGGSLTFKKSVRPVEVAKYVPLDKIVIETDSPYLTPEPHRGKRNSSLYIHYVAEKLAAVKGISVEEIENATYENAKKCFGIK
- the spoVG gene encoding septation regulator SpoVG codes for the protein MEITDIRIKKVASEGKMKAVASVTFDNAFAVHDVKVIEGPEKLFVAMPSRRTPDGEYRDIAHPINSDMRNMLESKVLAAYDAIEDEPAPETAE
- the murC gene encoding UDP-N-acetylmuramate--L-alanine ligase, producing the protein MNRFQMSDIDKTANIHFIGIGGISMSGLAQIVLKDGYGVSGSDWNKSAITEKLENMGADIVYGHGAVNEDGINKASLVVYTAAAKADNPEIVLAKEKGIRLIDRAEFLGAIMKNYKHAVGVSGTHGKTTTTSMLAHALIGANLDPTISVGGELDLIGGNIRTGKSDYFVTEACEYTNSFLKFYPTIALITNVEEDHLDFFSGIDEIIASFRQFAYLTKDIGYVVAMGGDKNVQKVLENADDLNIITYGMESKFDYYPENIVYHAGFPSFDVMKNGEKVCHIKLNVPGEHNILNSLATVAVCNLMGVDAETAAKGIETFKGTHRRFEKKGFLNGAVVIDDYAHHPTEIKATLHAAQKFPHNKVWCVFQPHTFSRTRTLWDEFVGAFDDADELILTHIYAAREKFDGVTKPENLAEDIKKRGVNAQYIDKFEDIAEFLKKNVKEGDIVFTMGAGDVVNINKLIVE